The following DNA comes from Apis cerana isolate GH-2021 linkage group LG14, AcerK_1.0, whole genome shotgun sequence.
tatttgatacatttgtaatataaagaattacaaaTTCAGAAACTTTCAAATGGAATCTTATTTTgacattttatgtaataaatctaaaagatggaatataattaacgtttttttttaaataaaaaaattgatctaaatataaatatacataattttttaatgattatatataaataatatgtataaatattataattataataaataaagatatatatatatatatattcaaaattataaaggaaatatataaatgaatttagaaTGATCGTAATGTTTACatgagatatttatattgatttaagtaaatattaatataaaatttaagtttttaaaaaaaaaaaagtaaatatgtaagctaataaaaatgaaaataaaagatttctaataataaaaaagattatgtgaacattattatatatattagaaaatgaatagtaaaaataattttaaaaaaattattaaaaaaaactttagaatcaattacaaaaaataaactgtgttgaatgaaaaaaaactttatgatTAAATGTGCTAttgaatatgcatatatagtagtattattattaaattattatatattattattctataaataaaaaattaaaataaaaataaagtaaattaaaaatttttaaaatctgattTTAACATCagttttagtaaaaataatagcataaattttaattataattaaaataattataaacgaagaaaaaaattgaatcaatgtAAATATAGGAAACTTGTACTATATTacgtatatcttatattacattgaattatattaatgtatatatattatacaattgttttatgttcttattaatgtaatttattatgacaatacatatgttataaataaaatttttatgaaatcatattacaaaaaacaaactaataacttttaatttgttttctttgaattattttctttgaattattttctttgaattataatttttaaacattaaaaatttttaacaattaaaaatttagtatattattatataatatattattaaaacaatttaaatgcattttcttacattatttaattttataatcaagttgtatattgaaatagaaaagcAGAAGGAGTTCTAAtaggaattaattttcgatcacCGATTGGATTagttattacataataactTCTTCCATTAATAAATTGTCGTTTTCCTTGtatcaaaacatttttatgattttgataaattgttggtggacttttttttaacataataatacactttttgtttgaaaaattgttatttaaggaattttgtattttttcttttagaacgCAACAAGGaagacatattttttttttattattctgtaATCGGTAAGATATACAcgcataaattaattcaaataaaaaaataattgtagcaATTGCGTATCCACCTATGACAACTTTGTATGTCAAAAGAAGATCGGTATTTCGCAATTGTCTTTCAGTTGAACGGAGATCGACTGGACAAATTTCAGCTAATGGAagatcttccttctttttaaattgtgtAATACCGGTTTCCCTTAATCTTAATAAcctaaaattcaataataaatctaatgcttaaaaagtttttaatatatagaaaattgattttatgtatgattggatatttattaaaataaatttattaaaataaataataaacaattatttttattttcaaacgaaataaattaagaaaaaattaaaacttacattttattgatatGTTTTTCAATAGTAGAACCATGAGAAAAACCAAAAGCTCGACTAGTTACTAAAATATTACCTGGCATTATAACATATGTACAACGTAAATTATGTTCTAAACGATCGCGAGTCTTATTCACATAATCCTTGAATATTAAAGACTCTAAATAATGtgtttcttctaaaaaaagtctctcttaaagaaagaaaaaaatcaaatgagaaaaattatgcatcatctatttctataatttttcatgtttatCTTACCTTATATCGTACATATATCTTACGTTACATTATTTGATACATACTTGTACTAACTAATTCTAAAATAGGTCTTGATggttcataatatttaaaaattccttttcctTGTTGTTTGCTTATGTTCAATAAACTTAAATCATTTTGCTGattctaaaaatgatttattattattatattatatatatataatatatatatataatattattatatatatataacattattatatatatgtattatatatgtattaaattttttatttattacaaaatttattctataaaatattaaaagtacttaaaattcttacttgagaaaggagaaaatcAACTATGCGTCCTTTATAAGTGATCCAATTATATTCTTTGTGAACAATGTCTTCTAGAGAACTAATAGATAGTGTAAATTGAGGTCTTGTAAGAAATGCTGTAAGGTTTGCTGTATAAAAAGATGTCAAAATCAGTATAAAAATCCACCAAGTGGCAAAAAGCATTCGCGTTGAATctgcaattttataaaattataattatttaaaattataatgataaaaaaattaaaattgtattattaaaatttaaaatttaatattttacctgttatagcaataatatttgttcCTTGTTTTAAAAGTGAACTATAAACGAACCAGAAACAAGAAGACAAACTGAAATTTTCAGAAGTCGGATCATGCCATAATTTTgctctatattaaaaaattattacaattataaaataataatttttaaaaattttagaaatattaaaaaaattaaataatttttaattaaatatttatatttatcaatgaaaaattatttaataagaagatttttaagaaCCTCATATTagcaaaaaaatagataattggTCCcacaaaaattaatgatgTTAAAACTAATAGCCAAACAGTTTTTTCAAAAGGTGCCAATAGACCAGAACTTGTAGCCGATTCCTGGGGTCTCTTCATTACAGCagttaattttgtttcatctaGTAAAGTACTGAACGAACAATATCGTCGCATTTCCGGTAACATAGGAAGAAATGCAACAGCTATATCTACTttctataaaatgaaataaaattttgcaatgattaattaattatcttatcttttttattttattatataaaaaattcttaaaataatactttttcgtAGAGTAATCCAAGAATACCGCTACTTTCATTACCCAAAATATGTTCTTTTGGTGGAATAATAGTATatgtaaaattcaatttcgaactaattaaatcaaaaatataaaatgcatatCCTTGACCAatccattttccatttttctgtACAATTCCTGAGAAAGGCAtatcctataaaaaaaatgaactctatatattcttaataaaaaaaaacaagaaagagaaaaagacaatttcaatattcataaattttaattattaatcttcattttaaatatgatatattaatgtaaaatattttaattgtagagtttgttataaaataaagtttaatacatacataatatataataatataattaatataataattaatatagtaattaatataataataatataataatataatttacttttcaaaataataaaaattattaataaattaataaataaagattagaaATGAATGtacatgaataatattataagtattctatgtatgtattataataatattgtattttatatataaaaatatgcttagattaaattttaaatttttaaatatatttgtataatttatgtaactcttattaaattttacgaaatatatcTAGATttctatatgtaaaaaaatgaaaattcagaaaaaatatacaagataaatatatttatagaatatctttgaaaaatcgattctagacgtcaaaacaaatataaaaattagtatatttatacgaaagtattttgagaaatatttattaagttataaataatttaaattatattgaaacaatatCGCAATGTGATGGAAATTGCAACTTCATTTTATCTCTATCTTATTTCATCTaacataaatttgaattgtttataacttaataaggaatttagttttaatcaatatttatgtatattaatttttcaacttgttttgatttatagaattaatctttcaaaaatattttatgaatttatattatataaattataaaatatattaacttataaaattataaaatatattaatatatatatattataaaatataataataaaatatattaacattctatttatatatatatatatatatatataaaacattcatataacatatatatataacattctacatatataattaacattgaaTTTTCTAGAAAACTTACATTCCAAGATGTTACTGTTATTTGCGATGGTATGGAGTTTCCTTcttcattatctttattaattgcCACGTTATctgcatatataaaaaataatcaaaaaatatataataaaaaattatataaaaatattattattattaattaaatattatatttttttagttacataatattttattatatattcgttttttgtattactatatataatgtataaaagtaataacaaTAGTAATAATGAATATGTTATTCATATAACTCAAATATGAAGAAActagaaaaatcaatatatgttttttgaattaactaaatttcatcaattaaatccaaaataaaataagttataaaatgttttattgaaaaataaaaaaaaaaatattaaaaaatatgaaattaacataaaaattaatattaatttattttattattcattaaattagaaaaaattaagaagtcATACTTACCTTCACTATGAACATAATATGTaaacttttgaataaaaagaaatattgtcagaaataaagaatgaagaatatacatttttttatataaattgcaatcacattaatattatttttatttataattaaataaaaactatatattaatatgtacatTAATACAGTtccttttcataataaaactgGCTATTTAAGTAAATCGATATTAACATGACTAGTCATATCTTGAGCGACCTGACTAACAATGTAATGTTTACATAGCAACtggcaattattaatattttccattataaacATGAATTTAATCTGATAAATTTgaacttttctaaaaaataaaaattaattataaatatataatattatatttgaaaattaatggaaaaatattaatatattatatatgtgattgatataatataattatttttaattagtaatattataataataataataatagtagataattataaataatttttatttgaatttgcttttttaaatttgcatcaattaatttttttgatttttttgattttaacattataagaatttattgatattattcattttgtcttccattataataaattaaaaaattcatgaacagtaatgttaaaaataaattatcaattaaaaatatttaaatttttgattgacaatttaaaaaatgttcatattgcacaaaaatttaaaacgataaaaatatttaaaaaatcgataaatgtctatatcgaatattatcgatatattatcgatattattatcgatatattaacttgaattgatataaaatagatgGAATAAACATCGAAAGGTGCATCTACTACAGTGGTTCTCAACTATATATgagataaaacataataatggTGGACGAGAAGACTATGGTGAATACGTATTTACGATGAAGTAGCTTGAGTATTGAAATGACAACAaatgattgatattattagtaatagtataatatgaggtgaaaaaaaaagatatttcggCACGAATGGGAATGCACTTTGTTGGTAAGTAACTCAATAAAGTATCCTATTTGTAGAAATGATCATGTATTTGGAACTTTCATTCAAGGTGCAAGAAAAATTCCCTTCTGAATTCTTGTTGGTGAATGCAGGTTATGTGAGCATTGAAACGGGTCgttattcatcatttttcttgCAAATTGGCCAAGATGGGCCAGGGTACAGATACATGCACAGATAGACCTGCTGAAGTTAGCGTCATCAGATTTGTGTCTAGAAATCGCACCATTGAGGAAATAGCCCCCAAAAAGGTAAAAACTGGAGCCATTTAATAAGTTCAATGACCTTTAACTCAAAACAAATCGTTCAGCGATATGTTatcatgttatatatatttattaacttattatgaCATGtgtttaattagttttttaatgacgaaaaataatatttaaatgaaaaataaaacaaaaaaatagatgcaatttgaatataagtgaaatatttgattagtatttttaatcaatttccatccatccatcagtattttacgaaatttttggtaaaaattatgtaaataaaaattatatatttatttgtaaaatatatattatttaaattatatttttaggaaGTATATACTTGCAAACAACGGGGTTGTGGTAAGACATTTACCAATCAAGATGAATATAAA
Coding sequences within:
- the LOC133667313 gene encoding glutamate receptor ionotropic, kainate glr-3; the protein is MYILHSLFLTIFLFIQKFTYYVHSEDNVAINKDNEEGNSIPSQITVTSWNDMPFSGIVQKNGKWIGQGYAFYIFDLISSKLNFTYTIIPPKEHILGNESSGILGLLYEKKVDIAVAFLPMLPEMRRYCSFSTLLDETKLTAVMKRPQESATSSGLLAPFEKTVWLLVLTSLIFVGPIIYFFANMRAKLWHDPTSENFSLSSCFWFVYSSLLKQGTNIIAITDSTRMLFATWWIFILILTSFYTANLTAFLTRPQFTLSISSLEDIVHKEYNWITYKGRIVDFLLSQNQQNDLSLLNISKQQGKGIFKYYEPSRPILELVSTKRLFLEETHYLESLIFKDYVNKTRDRLEHNLRCTYVIMPGNILVTSRAFGFSHGSTIEKHINKMLLRLRETGITQFKKKEDLPLAEICPVDLRSTERQLRNTDLLLTYKVVIGGYAIATIIFLFELIYACISYRLQNNKKKICLPCCVLKEKIQNSLNNNFSNKKCIIMLKKSPPTIYQNHKNVLIQGKRQFINGRSYYVITNPIGDRKLIPIRTPSAFLFQYTT